The Aequorivita sublithincola DSM 14238 genome window below encodes:
- a CDS encoding sodium:solute symporter family protein yields the protein MHLEILDWIIIISFFIVFIVIGLVVAKQSGKDSKSFFLSDRNMPWWLLGVSMVATTFAADTPNFVAGVIREDGVFGNWIWWSFLLTGMLTVFFYAKLWRRSGITTDLEFYELRYSGKSAAFLRGFRAIYLGIFFNIVIMANVCLATIKIGHVMFGLSAVHVLLIASPVVVIYSAFGGLKGVLLTDFVQFIIAMIGSIWATIYIVNMPEIGGIDKLLSTPAVAAKTAMLPDFSKPELLIPLLIIPLAVQWWSVWYPGAEPGGGGYIAQRMLAAKDEKNATYATLFFNIAHYALRPWPWIIIGLASIIVFPNLESLQAAFPDLNPAFVKNDLSYPAMLTFLPAGLLGIVITSLIAAFMSTISTHLNWGSSYVVNDFYVRFLRKEATDKEQVAVGRISTVVMMVFAGLLALVLEEARDGFNLLLSIGAGTGLLFILRWFWSRINPYSEIAAMLISFVIAAFFFINGKMDTPMVDIAGHWQLVIGVVVTTIGWVAVTYLTKPSDAETLNSFNSLIFGNESKFKGFGMKILGFFAGVVGVYCTLFAIGNFIYSNNVLAFSLSAVAVVCGLVIIKSFQKTDL from the coding sequence ATGCATTTAGAAATTCTTGATTGGATAATTATAATTTCATTTTTTATAGTTTTCATCGTAATAGGTCTTGTTGTCGCAAAACAATCTGGGAAAGACTCAAAATCCTTTTTCCTATCTGATAGAAATATGCCTTGGTGGTTGCTCGGCGTAAGTATGGTAGCTACTACGTTTGCTGCCGATACACCTAACTTTGTTGCAGGCGTAATACGTGAAGACGGCGTGTTCGGAAACTGGATTTGGTGGAGTTTTCTGTTAACGGGAATGCTAACTGTATTTTTTTACGCGAAACTTTGGCGAAGAAGCGGAATAACTACAGATTTAGAGTTTTATGAATTGCGATACAGCGGAAAAAGCGCAGCATTTTTAAGAGGATTTCGAGCCATCTATCTTGGCATTTTCTTCAACATCGTAATTATGGCAAATGTTTGCTTGGCGACAATTAAAATTGGTCACGTAATGTTTGGGTTATCTGCGGTACACGTTTTATTAATTGCTTCGCCTGTTGTTGTTATTTATTCTGCTTTTGGAGGATTGAAAGGGGTTTTATTGACAGATTTTGTGCAATTTATTATTGCGATGATCGGAAGCATTTGGGCAACTATTTACATTGTAAATATGCCAGAAATCGGCGGAATAGACAAACTACTCTCCACTCCCGCCGTTGCAGCAAAAACAGCAATGCTCCCAGATTTTTCAAAACCTGAATTGTTAATTCCACTACTTATAATTCCGCTGGCTGTTCAATGGTGGAGCGTTTGGTATCCTGGTGCAGAACCTGGTGGCGGTGGTTATATTGCACAAAGAATGTTGGCAGCAAAAGATGAAAAAAATGCTACTTATGCAACGCTATTTTTCAATATTGCGCATTATGCCCTTCGCCCTTGGCCGTGGATTATTATTGGGTTGGCTTCAATAATTGTTTTTCCAAATCTTGAAAGCTTACAAGCCGCTTTTCCTGATTTAAATCCAGCTTTTGTGAAAAATGATTTGTCTTATCCTGCGATGCTTACATTTTTGCCTGCTGGTCTATTAGGAATCGTTATTACATCACTTATTGCAGCGTTTATGAGTACGATTTCTACACACTTAAACTGGGGAAGTTCTTATGTAGTAAATGACTTTTATGTACGTTTTCTTCGGAAAGAAGCTACTGACAAAGAACAAGTTGCCGTTGGAAGAATTTCCACAGTTGTAATGATGGTTTTTGCAGGTTTGTTGGCACTCGTTTTGGAAGAAGCACGAGACGGTTTCAACTTATTGCTATCTATTGGCGCTGGAACAGGTTTACTGTTTATTTTACGTTGGTTTTGGAGCAGAATTAACCCTTACAGCGAGATTGCTGCAATGCTAATTTCTTTCGTTATCGCTGCTTTCTTCTTTATAAATGGAAAAATGGACACACCGATGGTTGATATTGCTGGGCATTGGCAACTAGTTATTGGTGTTGTAGTAACTACAATTGGCTGGGTGGCTGTAACCTATTTAACGAAACCTTCCGACGCCGAAACACTGAACAGTTTTAACAGCTTAATCTTTGGAAATGAATCTAAATTCAAAGGTTTTGGAATGAAGATTCTTGGGTTTTTTGCAGGTGTTGTAGGCGTTTACTGTACGCTATTTGCCATCGGAAACTTTATTTATAGCAATAACGTTTTGGCTTTCAGCTTATCGGCAGTAGCTGTTGTTTGTGGGTTGGTGATTATTAAGTCTTTTCAGAAGACTGATTTGTAG
- the hisG gene encoding ATP phosphoribosyltransferase encodes MQKLKIAIQKSGRLHDESLALLKDCGIYIDNGRDQLKASATNFPLEIYYLRNGDIPQYLKDGVIDCAIIGENLLVEKGEEINIVGRLGFSKCRVSLAVSKFMKYNSIKDLNGKRIATSYPKTTQDYLDKNGINAELHIINGSVEIAPNIGLADAICDIVSSGSTLFKNNLKEVEVIMKSEAVLAVSPNISDIENNILEKLQFRIKSVLQGRDSRYVLLNAPNDKIDDIIKILPGMKSPTLLPLAEEGWSSIHSVVNRDTFWEVIEELKAAGAEGILVCPIEKMIV; translated from the coding sequence ATGCAAAAACTAAAAATAGCTATACAAAAATCAGGTCGACTCCACGATGAATCGCTTGCTCTACTTAAGGATTGCGGTATTTATATAGATAATGGCCGCGACCAATTAAAGGCTTCAGCCACTAATTTTCCTTTGGAAATATATTATTTGCGCAATGGCGATATTCCTCAATATCTGAAAGATGGCGTAATAGATTGCGCGATTATTGGTGAAAATCTTTTAGTTGAAAAGGGAGAAGAAATCAATATTGTTGGGCGTTTGGGCTTTTCTAAATGTCGCGTTTCTTTGGCCGTTTCGAAGTTTATGAAGTATAATTCCATCAAAGACCTAAACGGAAAACGCATCGCCACCAGTTACCCTAAAACCACGCAAGATTATTTAGATAAAAACGGAATAAATGCAGAACTCCACATCATTAACGGCAGCGTAGAAATCGCACCAAACATAGGCCTTGCAGACGCTATTTGCGATATTGTGAGCAGCGGAAGTACGCTGTTTAAAAACAATTTGAAGGAAGTAGAAGTTATTATGAAAAGTGAAGCAGTGCTCGCAGTATCTCCAAATATTTCAGATATCGAGAACAACATACTCGAAAAACTTCAATTTAGAATTAAATCTGTTTTGCAAGGTCGCGATTCGCGTTATGTACTTTTGAATGCTCCTAATGACAAAATTGACGACATCATTAAAATTCTTCCGGGAATGAAAAGTCCAACGCTGCTTCCTCTAGCAGAAGAAGGCTGGAGCAGTATTCATTCCGTAGTAAATCGAGATACTTTTTGGGAGGTAATTGAAGAATTGAAAGCAGCTGGAGCAGAAGGAATTCTAGTTTGTCCTATTGAAAAAATGATAGTTTGA
- the hisD gene encoding histidinol dehydrogenase produces MNKIYNPKLGTWSEILKRPTQTITDIEATVNEIFLEIKTKGDTAVQKYTQLFDGITIDKLLVSKEEITTAESDVSGELKAAIHQAKTNIEKFHGAQKTEKLTVKTTEGVLCWQEKRPIQKVGLYIPGGSAPLFSTVLMLAIPANIAGCKEIILCTPPDKNGKINPAILYTANLCGVTKIFKIGGIQAIAAMTFGTQTVPSVYKIFGPGNQFVTVAKQIATKHGVAIDMPAGPSELLVFADDTANASFVASDLLSQAEHGADSQVILVTTSEKILNAVAIEVEKQLEVLPRKTIASEAINHSKLILVESNSEAINLINEYAPEHFIVVSENEDFFLENIENAGSVFIGNYTPESAADYASGTNHTLPTNGYAKQYSGVNLDSFLKSMTFQKISKEGILNIGKAIEIMAEAEGLQAHKNAVTLRLNSLKSKSDG; encoded by the coding sequence ATGAATAAAATATACAACCCCAAACTCGGGACTTGGTCTGAAATCTTAAAACGGCCAACGCAAACTATAACTGATATAGAAGCGACTGTAAACGAAATATTTTTAGAAATTAAAACCAAAGGAGATACAGCTGTTCAAAAGTACACCCAACTTTTCGATGGAATTACAATTGATAAGTTGTTAGTTTCAAAGGAAGAAATTACTACCGCCGAAAGTGATGTTTCCGGAGAATTAAAGGCAGCTATTCACCAAGCAAAGACAAATATTGAAAAATTCCACGGTGCACAAAAAACTGAAAAATTAACGGTTAAGACTACAGAAGGCGTGCTTTGCTGGCAAGAAAAACGACCCATTCAAAAAGTTGGTTTATACATTCCCGGAGGTTCTGCACCGTTATTTTCAACGGTTTTAATGTTGGCTATTCCAGCAAACATTGCGGGTTGTAAAGAAATTATACTTTGTACACCGCCCGATAAAAACGGTAAGATCAATCCCGCTATACTCTATACGGCAAACTTATGCGGCGTAACAAAAATCTTTAAAATTGGCGGAATACAAGCTATTGCCGCAATGACTTTTGGGACGCAAACAGTACCTTCTGTCTATAAAATTTTTGGTCCGGGAAACCAATTTGTAACTGTTGCAAAGCAAATTGCTACAAAGCACGGCGTGGCAATCGATATGCCTGCCGGTCCATCGGAACTACTTGTTTTTGCAGATGATACGGCAAATGCATCTTTCGTGGCTTCAGATCTTTTATCGCAGGCCGAACACGGCGCAGATAGTCAGGTAATTCTGGTTACAACTTCAGAAAAAATATTGAATGCCGTAGCAATTGAAGTTGAAAAACAACTTGAAGTGTTGCCGCGTAAAACTATTGCCTCCGAAGCGATTAATCATTCAAAATTAATTTTAGTTGAAAGTAATTCTGAAGCTATAAATTTAATTAATGAATATGCTCCCGAACATTTCATAGTTGTTTCCGAAAATGAAGATTTCTTTCTTGAAAATATTGAAAATGCAGGCTCGGTTTTTATAGGAAATTATACTCCCGAAAGCGCTGCCGACTACGCTTCGGGGACGAACCACACCTTACCCACAAACGGATATGCGAAGCAGTATAGCGGAGTGAACTTGGACAGTTTTCTGAAAAGTATGACGTTTCAGAAAATATCTAAAGAAGGAATTCTAAACATCGGAAAAGCAATAGAAATAATGGCTGAAGCTGAAGGATTGCAAGCTCATAAAAACGCTGTTACTTTGAGGTTGAACAGTTTAAAAAGCAAAAGTGATGGATAA
- the hisC gene encoding histidinol-phosphate transaminase has translation MDKTNFNINTLIRPNVAKMKPYSSARDEFKDFDSEMIFLDANENPFETDVNRYPDPQQRTLKNIISIQKSIPENQILLGNGSDEVLDLIFRAFCEPARDNVITLPPTYGMYSVLANLNNIENREVLLDLDFQPDLDEISRTEDSRTKLLFICSPNNPTGNLFISQHILYLLKNFNGLVVIDEAYTDFASKKSWIEKLNDFPNLIITQTLSKAYGMAGIRLGICYASAEIIAVLNKIKPPYNVNELTQKRAIEKLQDIENIQSEITSLKEERKTLIKALKRLKFIEKTYPTDSNFILLKVDDADKRYKQLLEKGIVVRNRSSQPLCENTLRITVGTASENKKLISILKELQK, from the coding sequence ATGGATAAAACTAATTTTAACATAAATACTCTCATTCGTCCAAATGTGGCCAAAATGAAGCCATATAGTTCTGCTCGCGATGAATTCAAGGATTTTGACAGTGAAATGATTTTTCTCGATGCCAATGAAAATCCTTTTGAAACTGATGTAAACCGTTATCCCGATCCGCAGCAACGAACATTGAAAAACATAATTTCAATACAGAAAAGCATTCCAGAGAATCAAATTCTCTTAGGAAACGGAAGCGATGAAGTGCTCGACCTAATTTTTAGGGCGTTTTGTGAACCGGCAAGAGATAACGTAATTACACTTCCGCCAACCTATGGAATGTACAGTGTTTTAGCCAATTTGAACAATATTGAAAATAGGGAAGTTCTTCTCGATTTAGATTTTCAACCTGATCTAGATGAAATTTCAAGAACTGAGGATTCGCGCACAAAGCTTCTATTCATCTGCTCTCCAAACAATCCAACGGGAAATTTATTTATTTCCCAACATATTTTATATCTGTTGAAAAACTTTAATGGTTTGGTTGTAATTGATGAAGCCTATACTGATTTCGCTTCAAAGAAAAGCTGGATAGAAAAGTTGAATGATTTTCCGAATTTAATAATTACGCAAACCCTTTCAAAAGCCTATGGAATGGCTGGAATTCGTTTGGGAATTTGTTACGCTTCCGCAGAAATAATTGCAGTTTTAAATAAAATTAAACCGCCGTATAATGTTAATGAGTTAACACAGAAACGAGCAATAGAAAAACTTCAGGATATTGAAAACATTCAAAGTGAAATCACTTCATTAAAAGAAGAAAGAAAGACATTAATTAAAGCTTTAAAGAGGCTTAAATTTATAGAAAAAACATATCCAACGGATTCCAATTTTATCCTATTGAAAGTTGATGATGCCGATAAACGTTACAAGCAATTGCTGGAAAAAGGGATTGTGGTTCGCAACAGAAGTTCACAACCGCTTTGTGAAAATACGCTGCGAATAACCGTCGGCACAGCTTCAGAAAATAAAAAATTAATATCCATTTTAAAAGAATTACAAAAATGA
- the hisB gene encoding bifunctional histidinol-phosphatase/imidazoleglycerol-phosphate dehydratase HisB — protein MKKRVLFIDRDGTIIKETVDEQIDGFEKMIFYPKVFTYLGKIAKELDFELVMITNQDGLGTASFPEETFWPVHNFIMKAFENEGVIFKEVLIDRTFPHEKAETRKPGTALLQKYFSDEYDLKNSFVIGDRLTDIELAKNLGSKGIFINDETFLGTNEISLKEEELQQYIALETNDWQKIYEFLKLKQRVSEIHRKTNETDISIKLNLDGTGKSTINTGIAFFDHMLDQLARHGQMDLEITVKGDLEVDEHHTIEDTAIALGEVFNNALGDKLGMERYGFCLPMDDCLAQVAIDFGGRNWLVWDTDFKREMIGKMPTEMFYHFFKSFTDGAKANLNIKAEGTNEHHKIEAIFKAFAKAIKMAVKRDADKMILPSTKGLL, from the coding sequence ATGAAAAAGCGCGTATTATTTATAGACCGTGACGGCACGATTATAAAAGAAACCGTGGACGAGCAAATTGATGGGTTTGAGAAAATGATTTTTTACCCAAAAGTGTTCACTTATCTCGGAAAAATCGCCAAGGAACTCGATTTTGAATTGGTAATGATTACCAACCAAGATGGTTTGGGGACAGCGTCTTTTCCCGAAGAAACCTTTTGGCCCGTTCACAATTTTATAATGAAAGCTTTTGAAAATGAAGGCGTTATTTTCAAAGAAGTACTTATAGACCGAACATTTCCTCACGAAAAAGCTGAAACCCGCAAACCTGGCACTGCTTTGCTTCAAAAATACTTTTCAGATGAATACGATCTTAAAAATTCGTTCGTAATTGGCGATAGGTTGACGGACATTGAATTAGCCAAAAACCTTGGTTCAAAAGGTATTTTTATAAATGATGAAACATTTTTGGGCACTAATGAAATTTCTTTGAAAGAGGAAGAACTTCAACAATACATTGCTTTGGAGACCAATGATTGGCAAAAAATTTATGAGTTTTTAAAACTGAAACAACGCGTTTCAGAAATTCATAGAAAAACGAATGAAACGGATATTTCCATAAAGTTGAATTTGGATGGAACTGGAAAATCTACCATAAATACTGGCATTGCATTTTTTGATCATATGTTAGATCAATTGGCGCGTCACGGACAAATGGATTTAGAAATTACAGTAAAAGGCGATTTGGAAGTAGACGAGCACCACACTATTGAGGATACCGCAATTGCTTTGGGCGAAGTTTTTAATAATGCGCTTGGCGATAAATTAGGGATGGAACGATATGGTTTCTGTTTGCCTATGGACGACTGTTTGGCGCAGGTTGCCATTGATTTTGGTGGAAGAAATTGGTTGGTTTGGGATACAGATTTTAAACGTGAAATGATTGGAAAAATGCCAACAGAAATGTTTTACCACTTTTTCAAAAGCTTTACCGATGGCGCAAAAGCAAACCTCAACATAAAAGCTGAAGGAACCAACGAGCACCACAAGATTGAAGCTATTTTCAAAGCGTTCGCAAAAGCAATAAAAATGGCTGTAAAGCGCGATGCCGATAAAATGATTTTACCCTCAACTAAAGGCCTACTTTAA
- the hisH gene encoding imidazole glycerol phosphate synthase subunit HisH, giving the protein MKVVIINYGAGNIQSIKFALKRLGVEAILSDDETEIMNADKVIFPGVGEASSAMQKLKGSGLDKVIPTLKQPVLGICLGMQLLCNSSEEGKTEGLGIFDVDVLKFSTSVKVPQIGWNQIQNLKSELFKDISENEFMYLVHSFYAPLCEETIGTTEYGIQYSSALQKDNFYGVQFHPEKSSKAGEQVLQNFLNL; this is encoded by the coding sequence ATGAAGGTAGTAATAATTAATTACGGTGCGGGTAATATTCAAAGTATAAAATTTGCTTTGAAAAGATTGGGCGTAGAAGCTATTTTAAGCGACGATGAAACTGAAATTATGAATGCAGACAAAGTTATTTTTCCAGGTGTAGGCGAAGCGAGCAGTGCAATGCAAAAGCTAAAAGGCTCTGGCTTAGACAAAGTTATCCCAACGCTTAAACAACCAGTTTTAGGAATCTGTTTGGGAATGCAACTACTTTGTAATTCTTCCGAAGAAGGAAAAACAGAGGGTTTGGGAATTTTTGATGTTGATGTTCTGAAATTTTCAACCTCAGTAAAAGTACCTCAAATAGGTTGGAATCAAATTCAAAACTTAAAATCGGAGCTGTTTAAAGATATTTCAGAAAATGAGTTTATGTATTTGGTGCATAGTTTTTACGCGCCATTATGTGAAGAAACAATTGGGACCACTGAATACGGAATTCAGTATTCATCGGCATTACAAAAGGATAATTTCTACGGAGTGCAATTTCACCCAGAAAAAAGCAGTAAAGCTGGTGAACAAGTTTTACAGAATTTTTTAAATCTATAA
- the hisA gene encoding 1-(5-phosphoribosyl)-5-[(5-phosphoribosylamino)methylideneamino]imidazole-4-carboxamide isomerase has product MRIIPAIDIIDGKCVRLSKGDYSTKKIYNESPLEVAKQFEAHGIQYLHLVDLDGAKSKHIVNHKILEEIASQTKLKIDFGGGLKTDEDLKIAFECGANQITGGSIAVKNPETFKSWLKKFGSEKIILGADAKNEMVAISGWTENSNEELIPFILKYLEEGIRSVICTDISKDGMLQGPSFALYKKIITECQSKRSPESTENAIKLIASGGISTFEELPKLAKIGCEGTIIGKAIYENRITLKQLENYIINAK; this is encoded by the coding sequence ATGAGAATAATTCCAGCAATAGACATTATCGACGGAAAATGCGTTCGTCTTTCCAAAGGTGATTATAGTACAAAAAAGATTTATAATGAAAGTCCGCTGGAAGTTGCAAAACAATTTGAAGCGCACGGAATTCAATATTTGCACTTGGTGGATTTGGATGGCGCAAAGAGCAAACACATTGTAAATCATAAAATTTTGGAGGAAATTGCTTCACAAACCAAATTAAAAATTGATTTTGGAGGCGGTTTAAAAACTGATGAAGATCTAAAAATCGCTTTTGAATGTGGTGCAAACCAAATAACTGGCGGCAGTATAGCCGTTAAAAATCCTGAAACTTTTAAAAGTTGGCTCAAAAAATTCGGAAGTGAAAAAATAATTTTGGGCGCCGATGCCAAAAATGAAATGGTTGCAATAAGCGGTTGGACTGAGAATTCCAATGAGGAATTAATTCCGTTTATACTAAAGTATTTAGAGGAAGGTATTCGTTCTGTAATTTGTACAGACATTAGTAAAGATGGGATGTTGCAAGGGCCTTCTTTTGCTTTATACAAAAAAATAATTACAGAATGTCAGTCTAAGCGCAGTCCAGAATCCACTGAAAATGCAATAAAACTAATAGCTTCCGGTGGAATTTCAACTTTTGAAGAACTCCCAAAACTTGCAAAAATAGGCTGTGAGGGAACAATAATAGGGAAAGCGATTTATGAAAACAGAATTACATTAAAACAACTTGAAAATTATATTATAAATGCTAAGTAA
- the hisF gene encoding imidazole glycerol phosphate synthase subunit HisF translates to MLSKRIIPCLDIKNGRTVKGINFLDLRDAGDPVELAKFYSENGADELVFLDISATAERRKTLAALVLKVAETINIPFTVGGGISSVVDVEILLNNGADKVSINSAAVKNPQLINELASKFGSQCIVVAIDAKLIKGKWIVHLVGGKVPTDLDLFDWAKEVEQRGAGEILFTSMDHDGTKNGFANEALAKLSTGLNIPIIASGGAGTIQHFTDTFKVGKADAALAASVFHFKEITISELKNELQTQGIPVRI, encoded by the coding sequence ATGCTAAGTAAACGAATAATTCCGTGTTTGGATATTAAAAACGGGCGAACCGTAAAAGGAATTAATTTCCTAGACTTACGAGATGCCGGCGATCCTGTGGAACTGGCCAAATTCTATTCTGAAAATGGCGCGGATGAATTGGTTTTTCTTGATATTTCAGCCACCGCGGAGCGCAGAAAAACTTTGGCAGCTTTGGTTTTGAAAGTTGCTGAAACCATCAATATTCCGTTTACAGTTGGGGGTGGAATTTCTTCGGTGGTAGACGTTGAAATACTTCTTAATAACGGAGCCGACAAGGTATCTATAAATTCTGCCGCAGTAAAAAACCCGCAGTTGATTAATGAACTTGCTTCAAAATTTGGCTCTCAGTGTATCGTTGTAGCAATTGATGCAAAACTAATTAAGGGCAAATGGATAGTGCATTTGGTAGGAGGGAAGGTGCCTACAGATTTAGATTTATTTGATTGGGCAAAAGAAGTGGAACAACGAGGTGCAGGTGAAATTCTTTTCACTTCAATGGATCACGACGGGACCAAAAATGGTTTTGCAAATGAAGCCTTAGCAAAACTGTCAACAGGTTTAAATATTCCAATTATCGCTTCGGGTGGCGCAGGAACTATTCAGCATTTTACGGATACTTTTAAAGTTGGAAAAGCAGATGCTGCATTGGCTGCCAGTGTTTTTCACTTTAAGGAAATTACCATTTCAGAATTAAAAAATGAATTACAAACACAGGGAATTCCTGTTAGAATTTAA
- the hisIE gene encoding bifunctional phosphoribosyl-AMP cyclohydrolase/phosphoribosyl-ATP diphosphatase HisIE: MNIDFKKYEDGLVPAIIQDSITNKVLMLGYMDEEAFLKTNESKKVTFFSRSKQRLWTKGEESGNFLNLVSIAVDCDSDALLIKVNPVGPVCHKGTDTCWRENNVSDFGFLSSLENTIQNRKKDIENEDSYVSSLFRKGMNKIAQKVGEEAVEVVIEAKDNNDALFLNESADLLFHYLILLQAKGFTLNDVEKILLQRHNAE, encoded by the coding sequence ATGAATATAGATTTTAAAAAATACGAAGACGGATTGGTTCCCGCGATAATTCAAGATTCTATAACAAACAAAGTTTTAATGCTTGGGTATATGGATGAAGAAGCTTTTCTGAAAACGAATGAATCAAAAAAAGTTACTTTTTTCAGCAGAAGCAAACAACGCCTGTGGACAAAAGGTGAGGAAAGCGGTAATTTTTTAAACCTTGTTTCAATAGCGGTAGATTGTGATAGCGATGCACTTTTAATAAAGGTGAATCCCGTTGGTCCTGTTTGCCACAAAGGAACAGACACTTGCTGGAGAGAAAATAATGTTTCAGACTTTGGTTTTCTTTCCTCATTAGAAAATACAATTCAAAATAGAAAGAAGGATATTGAGAATGAAGATTCTTATGTTTCGTCACTTTTTAGAAAAGGAATGAATAAGATTGCGCAAAAAGTAGGAGAGGAGGCTGTAGAAGTTGTGATTGAAGCGAAAGATAACAACGATGCCCTCTTTCTAAATGAAAGCGCCGATTTGTTATTTCATTATTTAATTTTGTTGCAAGCCAAAGGTTTTACGTTGAATGATGTTGAAAAAATTCTTCTGCAACGCCATAATGCAGAATAA
- the corA gene encoding magnesium/cobalt transporter CorA — protein sequence MAARRKNNQTTKIQPKRARNLSPGTVTYTGKKTTTVTKLDIIDYSKEHYHRFETNDIHEAFNYEDSTNITWINVNGLSNTNDIITLGNHFELHPLIQEDIVSTYQRPKIDEYEEYLFIVFKMLHYDDEKLTNEHISLVMGKDYVLTFQEAEGDVFEDLRERLEHGKGRIRGAGADYLMFAILDAVVDNYFSVVEFLSNKVELLEDKLFDDKEDTNITQEIQDLKKEILKIRKAVMPLREVINRLEKIENPLIEERTNKYIRDLYDNIIQVNESVEIYREMIWGLMDMYMTTISNKMNEVMKVLTIMASIFIPLTFLAGIYGMNFDNIPELHYKNSYFYLLGVMALVFLGMIWYFKRKKWL from the coding sequence ATGGCTGCTAGAAGAAAAAACAATCAGACCACAAAAATTCAACCCAAAAGAGCTAGGAATCTTTCGCCAGGAACGGTTACCTATACTGGAAAAAAGACTACGACGGTTACAAAACTGGACATAATAGATTATTCCAAGGAACATTACCACCGTTTTGAAACCAATGACATACACGAAGCCTTTAATTATGAGGATTCAACCAATATTACTTGGATAAACGTAAACGGACTGAGCAATACCAATGATATTATTACCCTCGGAAACCATTTTGAACTTCATCCGTTAATTCAGGAAGATATTGTAAGCACCTATCAACGCCCAAAAATTGATGAGTATGAGGAATATCTTTTTATCGTTTTTAAAATGTTGCATTATGATGACGAAAAACTCACAAACGAGCATATAAGCTTGGTGATGGGAAAAGATTACGTTTTAACATTTCAAGAAGCTGAAGGCGATGTTTTTGAAGATTTACGTGAACGATTAGAGCACGGCAAAGGCCGTATTCGTGGGGCGGGAGCAGATTATTTAATGTTTGCCATTCTTGATGCCGTGGTTGATAATTACTTTAGCGTCGTTGAATTTTTAAGTAACAAAGTGGAATTGTTGGAGGATAAACTCTTTGATGATAAAGAAGATACTAACATCACTCAAGAAATTCAAGATCTTAAAAAAGAAATATTAAAAATCCGAAAAGCAGTAATGCCATTGCGTGAGGTTATAAATCGATTAGAAAAAATCGAAAACCCGCTTATAGAGGAACGCACCAACAAATACATTCGCGATCTGTATGATAATATTATCCAAGTAAACGAAAGTGTTGAAATATACCGAGAAATGATTTGGGGTTTGATGGATATGTATATGACGACCATTAGCAACAAGATGAATGAAGTGATGAAAGTCTTGACTATTATGGCTTCCATCTTTATTCCATTAACTTTTCTAGCAGGAATCTACGGGATGAATTTTGACAATATACCGGAACTTCACTATAAAAATAGTTATTTCTATCTGTTGGGCGTAATGGCTTTGGTTTTCTTAGGAATGATTTGGTATTTTAAGAGGAAGAAGTGGCTTTAG